One stretch of Euphorbia lathyris chromosome 7, ddEupLath1.1, whole genome shotgun sequence DNA includes these proteins:
- the LOC136201389 gene encoding cytochrome P450 CYP82D47-like, with protein MESLFPLFTSIIAIIIIYYLFLKSQNTSKKKSPPQPGGAWPIIGHLPLLAAKQPAHIILGNLADKYGPIFTINFGIHPTLVVSNNDIAKECLTQNDRAFASRPKSLAAEILGYNDQMIGFAPYGDYWRQIRKIATIELLSSYRLDKLKHVREAEVKAAVRDLYREWSNKENQNVEMKRWFFDITSNVILKIIIGKRYVEYGENKNEGKDNDVWRDTLREFMELAGKFAVSDAVPFLRWLDFGGIEKEMKKIVKKLDSIVDEWLDERKKKKELCRSKGDEDFMDLLLSIINDAVQFSDRDADTINKATCLSLISAASDTTAITMTWALSLLLNHRDTLKKVQQELDEIVGRTRQVTESDIKSLVYFQAVVKETFRLYPAVPLLIPHESVEECIVDGYHIPAGTRLFINVAKIQRDSSVWVDPLEFRPERFLTTEQKDVDVRGQHFELLPFGSGRRMCPGISFGLQVLNLTLATLLHAFEIQTLSGNPVDMSEGIGITNMKATPVEVFLTPRLPSQLY; from the exons ATGGAGTCCCTTTTTCCCTTGTTTACATCTATTATAGCCATCATCATAATCTATTACTTATTTCTTAAATCACAAAACACATCCAAGAAAAAGTCCCCGCCGCAACCTGGTGGCGCGTGGCCTATTATCGGCCACCTTCCTCTCCTAGCAGCGAAACAGCCAGCTCATATCATCCTAGGAAACCTAGCTGACAAGTACGGCCCTATTTTCACCATTAACTTCGGCATCCACCCAACTTTGGTAGTAAGTAATAACGACATAGCAAAAGAGTGCCTCACCCAAAACGACAGAGCTTTTGCCAGCCGTCCTAAATCTTTAGCGGCGGAGATCTTAGGCTATAACGACCAAATGATTGGCTTCGCCCCGTATGGAGACTATTGGCGTCAAATTCGCAAAATCGCCACCATTGAGCTTCTTTCTAGTTATCGGTTGGATAAGCTAAAGCATGTAAGAGAGGCAGAGGTAAAGGCGGCCGTGAGAGATCTATACCGAGAATGGAGCAACAAGGAGAATCAAAATGTTGAAATGAAGCGATGGTTTTTCGATATAACATCGAATGTGATATTGAAAATAATCATAGGAAAGAGATATGTGGAGTATGGGGAAAATAAGAATGAAGGAAAAGATAATGATGTGTGGAGAGATACTTTGAGAGAGTTCATGGAATTGGCTGGAAAGTTTGCGGTGTCGGATGCGGTTCCGTTTTTGAGGTGGTTGGATTTTGGTGGAATTGAGAAGGAGATGAAGAAGATTGTCAAAAAGCTCGATTCTATTGTTGATGAATGGTTAGACGAAcgcaagaagaagaaagagctTTGTAGATCAAAGGGAGATGAAGATTTCATGGATTTATTACTCTCGATTATTAATGATGCAGTACAGTTTTCCGATCGAGATGCTGACACCATTAACAAAGCTACATGTCTG AGTCTTATTTCAGCGGCCTCGGACACAACAGCAATCACAATGACATGGGCGTTGTCATTACTACTCAACCATCGTGATACTCTAAAGAAAGTGCAACAAGAACTAGACGAGATCGTCGGTAGAACCAGACAAGTGACAGAGTCAGATATAAAGAGTTTAGTTTACTTCCAAGCTGTTGTTAAAGAAACATTTAGATTATATCCAGCAGTGCCATTGCTAATACCACATGAATCAGTGGAAGAATGCATAGTAGATGGGTATCATATTCCAGCTGGGACACGACTTTTCATAAATGTTGCTAAAATTCAGAGAGATTCAAGTGTGTGGGTTGACCCTCTTGAATTTAGACCAGAAAGGTTTCTTACAACTGAACAAAAGGATGTTGATGTTAGAGGTCAACATTTTGAATTGCTACCATTTGGCAGCGGAAGAAGAATGTGTCCTGGAATTTCGTTTGGTCTTCAAGTGTTGAATCTCACTCTTGCTACATTGTTGCATGCTTTTGAAATCCAAACTTTGTCGGGTAATCCAGTTGATATGAGCGAGGGTATCGGAATTACCAATATGAAAGCTACTCCGGTGGAAGTTTTTCTCACTCCTCGTCTTCCTTCACAACTATATTAG